The following is a genomic window from Sphingorhabdus sp. Alg231-15.
GGATTGCCGGCTATAGCTTTGGCGCCTGGATCGGCATGCAGCTTTTGATGCGCCGGCCAGAAGTGCGCGGATTTATCTCGGTATCCCCGCCGGCCAATATGTATGATTTCAACTTCCTCGCCCCCTGCCCGTCTTCCGGGATCATCATTCAGGGCGTGAATGACGAAGTCGTGACACCGGTGGCGGTTCAGAAACTTGTCGACAAGCTGCGGACCCAGAAACATATCACGATCCATCATGATGAAATTCCGCGCGCCAACCATTTCTACGAAAATGAAATGGAGCTGCTGATGGGGTCAGTCGATAATTATCTCGACATGCGCCTCGCCCCGGATTCGCCGATCAAATAAGTCTTCAACCGGGATTGTCCGGAATCGCATTTCCGCCACCCGTCGGAGCATTCGGTGTGGGCACGGTCCAAATAGCGACATTGGCAAACATAACAGCGGCGGCAATCAGCATGAGCACGCCCTGCTTCTTGTTTCTGCCTGTGCGGATGAGATAGACTCCGCCAGCCAGCAGCCCTGCGCCAGCGAGCATCAAAACAGACAATATCCAGTCAGCCAATGATCAACTCCTTCGCCCAAATATTGCCGTCATAATGCACCGATATCAAGTTGCGATTACAGTGATTGGCTGATCGCCGTCGCGACCAGTCCCCTGGCGAATGGAAACGGAAGCTACAGTAGAACATAAAAAGAACATATCAATTTTGCCGGAAAACAGATAAGAACGAGCGGTGCAAAGCGATTCCCCCCTGTTGATCTTGGCTGACCTACCGCCGTCGTTCCGGCTGACCGACCTTAAATTGTCGGAAGAGGCATCGCAAATCATTAGCCTTTCCCGGTTCAGACATCAGGATCTCGACGGATGGGCTGCAATAATCGCCGGCATGACATTCACCATCCTTCTCCAGAGCGCCGATGAAGTAGCGCAGACCATCGCCATAACCGATTGCGATCATATATTCTGCAAATCACCTGACACAGTCTTGTCCGGGGTCGCAATCGCGTTGGGCGAACATATAGGCTCTGCCAAGCATGATGAGACCGTCAATCGGGCCTTGTTGCAACTGGCGCGACATGTCGGTCAATCTGTTGATGCCAGCAGTGTGATTTGGCGGCCCGCAGGATTGAATATCGGGTTTGAATATTTTGCCGGAGCCACAGATCATTATGCGGCGGGTGGCCCATTTCCGGTATTGGCTCAAATCGCCATTTCGAAAACGCGCGACCATATTTTCCAGACATCCGGCCTGTCCTATTTTTCCGATCAGGAAATACGGCTGAGCGCCCCCGCAGACCTTGCGTCGAACGAAGTGGTCAGACGCTTGGTGCGCCTTGCGCATGATATTGCCATTGATGGCAAAATTGAACAGCCAGTCGAAACCGACGGATTGGTGGCCGGTGAAAGGCTATCGTTCACGCCGAGCGACGATGGACAGATTGTCGACATTGCAATTGTCGCGGAGGATCCACGACAATTGCAATAGCCGCAAATTGCGGTTCAGGCCGCCGTTGGTGCCGCTTCCCGCACATTCTGGTCGACATGCTCAGCAAACTGTTCGAAATTATCGATAAACAGCTTCACCAGCTTCTGAGCCGTTTCGTCATAGGCGGCTGTGTCTGACCATGTCGAACGCGGATCAAGAATACCGCTGTCGACGCCAGGTACCGATACCGGCACGTCAAAGCCGAAATTGTCGTCGCTGCGGAATTCACCGTCATTCAGACTTCCATCCAGGGCGGCATTCAATAGAGCCCGGGTTGCCTTGATCGGCATACGATTGCCTTCGCCATATTTGCCGCCAGTCCAACCGGTATTGACTAACCAACAACGCACGCCGCCTTTGGCGATCCGTTCTTTCAGCAGGTTGCCGTAGACCGAAGGATGACGCGGCATGAACGGCGCACCGAAACAGGTTGAGAATGTCGCTTCCGGCTCGGTAACACCGATTTCCGTACCGGCTACCTTCGCGGTATAGCCGGAGAGGAAGTGATACATGGCTTGTTCTGGCGTCAGGCGAGAAATTGGCGGCAAAATACCGAAAGCATCGGCCGTCAGCATGATGATATTCTTGGGAACCGGCCCCATATTCTTCTCAGATGTATTGGGGATATAGTCGATCGGATATGCACCGCGGGTATTTTCCGCTTTGCTATTGTCGTCAAAATCCAGTTCCCGAGTTTCCGGGTCCATGACAACATTTTCCAGCACCGTACCGAAACGCCGGGTAGTTGCATAAATTTCGGGCTCTGCCTCTTCTGACAAGCGGATCATCTTGGCGTAACAGCCGCCCTCGAAGTTGAATACCGCTGTATCGGACCAGCCATGTTCGTCATCACCGATCAAGGTACGGCTGGCATCGGCGGACAATGTCGTTTTGCCGGTACCGGACAGACCAAAGAAAATCGCGGTATCGCCTTCCGGTCCCATATTGGACGAACAGTGCATCGGCATGACAGAATCCAGCGGCAGCAGATAGTTCAGCAATCCAAACACAGATTTCTTCATCTCACCTGCATAAGCGGTTCCGCCGATCAGGATGAGCTTCTCGGTCAGGTTCACCGCGATAACCGTTTCACTGCGCGTACCATGACGCTCTGGATCAGCCTTGAAGCTCGGCAAGTCGATAATCGTATATTCTGGCGCAAAACCGGCCAGTTCGTCGCTGGATGGCCGAACCAGCATCGTACGGATGAACAGATTGTGCCAGGCCAGTTCATTGATCACCCGAACATTAACGCGGTGCTCTGGCTGCGAACCACCGAAAAGATCCTGCACAAACACAGTTTCTTTCTCACCAAGGGCTTTCAGGAAATCTTCCTTCAGCGCGGCAAAATGGTCGGGCGTCATTCCGACATTGGTTTTACCCCACCATACGCTGTCTTCCGTCTCGCCATCACGGACGATGAATTTGTCATTAGCCGAACGGCCGGTGTGCTTGCCGGTCTCGACCACCAAGGGTCCGTCTTTGGCCAGATGCCCTTCGCCCCGGGACACGGCAGCTTCAACTAATGCGGGCGCGCCCAAATTCCAATGTTGCTCTGCCGCGGTGGCAAAGCCCTGATCATTTAACGTTACGGACGAAACTTGTGGCACGATTATTCCCCTAAGGCTTGAAATTAGGAATGGATGTTTGCCGGATTCGGCAGGTTTGTGCTGGCGCTTATCGTACCGTAACGAGTCGGTCAAATTCACAGATTGCCTTGAAATTCGGTCTGTTTCGATATGGGATAAATGACAACGATGGTCATTTACAGAAGTCCGCCGCACAGACACATGCGTCTTGTGCAGGGGCGTCGCTTGAATTAGGTCGAAGACGAATGTTTTTTTGCAAATGGCAATCAGGATAGTGCATTAGATGGCTGCAAATATCGCTCTTGTTGACGATGATAGAAACATATTAACGTCCGTATCCATCGCGATGCAGGCGGAAGGTTATGTGACTCGGGTCTATTCCGACAGTGAGGCAGCGTTGCAGGCCATTCTCGACAACCCGCCCGACCTCGGCATATTTGATATTAAAATGCCAAAAATGGACGGCCTCGAATTGCTTCGCAGGGTTCGGGAAAAGAGCAATTTGCCAGTTATTTTTCTGACTTCCAAAGACGAAGAGCTGGACGAAGCCCTCGGTTTAGCCATGGGCGCTGATGATTATATCAAGAAACCCTTTTCCCAGCGCTTGCTCATTGCCCGCGTCAAATCGATTCTGCGCCGGGCTGAACTGGTCAAATTATCGGATGAAGAAGCAGATACCGAAGGCTTGGAACCGCTGGTCCGCGGCGGATTACAAATGGACCCTGCCCGGCATCTCGTCAAATGGAACGGCGACACTGTAACATTGACAGTCACCGAGTTCATGATTTTGGAAACGCTCGCCAACCGTCCAGGCGTGGTGAAAAGCCGCAATCAGCTGATGGACGCAGCCTATCAGGATGACGTCTATGTCGATGACCGGACGATCGACAGCCATATAAAGCGCTTGCGCCGGAAATTCCGCGAAGTGGATCCCGAATTTGATGCCATTGATACGCTCTATGGAGCCGGTTATCGCTACAACGAGTAAATCTGTAGACGCCAAGGACGATCCCGAACTGTCCCTGCGCTGGTCTGCCCGGTTGTCGCTGACAACCCGGATACTGGCCGTGAATATCCTTGCCATTGCGCTGTTGGCGGGCAGCCTGTTCTATCTCGACAATTACCGGGATGAGCTCACTGCCGAGCGGCTCAGCCAGGCCCGTCTGCAAACCCAGATTATCAGCGACGCGCTTAACCTGCAGACAGAGAGCAATCGCGAGGATCTGATCTCTGATTTCGCTACCCATCTGGAGGGTCGGCTCCGGCTCTATGATCAGAGCGGTGCAAAAATCGTCGACAGTTTTGATCTTGCCGAGCCCACTTATGAACTCAGAGACCCGGAGGCCCAGCCCTGGCAAAAAGATGTCGCCCGGATGCTGGATCAGGCCATTGAATTCATCGTGCTCAGCAAGCCAATCACTGCCTTTGCAGAACCTGACATGGACACTGTCTCGGCCTGGCCAGAACTGAAATTACTTGCCACCAACACGCAGCCCAATAGTGCGGTGCGCTATGCGCCCGACCGCACACCGGTGATTATCGCTGCCTCCCATTTGCCAAGCACTGACCATATCCTGCTGCTGACCAGCAATGCGCGAGACATTACCCGGATTGTTCGTGCCGAACGGTCCAATGTCGTCCTGGTGATTTTTCTCACCGCAATAGTGTCCGTCTTGCTGTCATTATTCCTGGCGCGCACCATTGTAACGCCGATCAGGAAGCTGGCACGGGCCGCGGTCCGCGTGCGCCTTGGCCGGGCACCGGAAATAACGGTGCCACGCATGCCTGACCGGCGCGATGAAATCGGTCAGCTGGCCCGTGCGCTTGCCGATATGAGCGGTGCATTAAGTTACCGCATTGATGCCACGGAAGCCTTTGCCGCCGATGTCAGCCATGAAATCAAAAACCCTCTTGCGTCCCTGCGATCGGCATTGGAGAGCCTTGACCGCGTTGATGACCCTGATTTACGGCGTCAGCTTCTGGACGTTGCCAATGATGACGTTCGGCGGATTGACCGGTTGATCAACGACATTTCAGAGGCCTCGCGGGTTGATGCAGAATTGGCGCGCGCAAAATTTCAGCAGGTCGATATCGGAAAAATGCTCGACCAGCTGCTCGCCGCTCGCGAACAACGAGACACGAATGAAAGCGCAAAAATAGCATTTGCCCGACCGGGCCGCGGCGTTGCCATAGTGATGGGCGATGACGACCGGCTCGAGCGCGTATTCAGCAACATTCTCGACAATGCGGTATCATTTTCTCCACCAGACGGACTGATTGAAATACTCGCAACTCTGGACGCCAGTGAAGTGGTGATCCAGATATCGGATCAAGGTCCGGGCATAACCCCCGAACAACGCAAGAATGTGTTCAAGCGTTTCCATTCGGATCGACCGGCAGGCGAAGCCTTTGGCAAGAATAGCGGGCTTGGTCTCGCGATCGCCAAAACCATCATCGAAGGCCATGAAGGCACAATCCAGGTGATCGACCGACCCGACGGACAGCAAGGCGGCTGCTTTGAGATACGTTTACCAAAAGCTGCCCGAGGACCGACAGCCTGATGACCAAGGAAACCCGCCATGCAAGCTGTGTAGCCATTCAGGGCGCAGGCGTTATGGTTTCTGGTCCTTCGGGGTTGGGCAAATCCGACCTGGCTTTACGTCTTATCGACCGGGGCGCCATCTTGATCAGCGATGACTATGTTGAACTTCACGATGATGGTAACCAAATATTGTTGACCGCGCCTGCAAAAATAGCAGGGAAAATCGAGATTCGGGCATTGGGCATTTTTGACTGTGACCATGTTTCGAATATTCCTCTAACACTGCATGTGCAGCTAAAACAGAAACCGGAACGCTTTCCATTGGACAGTCAGACAGAAACAATCATGACAATGGCCATCCCGACAATCACCCTGAACGCATTGGAAGCGAGTGCCCCGATCAAGGTAGAAATGGCGTTGAAACAACTGTTGCAAAAGTCAAAGGGCGGTTGAGCATGGCCAATATAAAACAAGTATTGTTGATCACCGGCCTGTCCGGAGCTGGAAAAACAACCACCCTGAAGACTCTTGAGGATATCGGTTGGGAGACCGTTGACAATTTTCCGATCCGGCTGGTTGAAGGCTTGCTCAATACTCCGCCATCCAGCTCACGCAATGATGCTGACCCGCCGCTCGCGCTTGGCTTTGACAGTCGAACACGAGGGTTTGATCCGGATAACTTGATCAAACGTGTAAAAAAACTTCAGGAGAACGAAAACTTTCAAATCTCCACGCTCTATCTGGATTGTGCGGGTGGGGAACTGGAACGGCGTTATAGCGAGACACGGCGGCGTCATCCCCTCGCCCTGGACCGTCCGGCCAAGGAAGGTATTGCATTAGAACGCAGCCAATTTGAACCCTTTCGGCGGTGGGCTGATCATGTCATCGATACCAGTGATTTATCCACCAATGATCTGCAACGCCAAATCCGCGAAGAATTTGCACTGCAGGACTCGGACATCACTACAGTTACCATTACCAGCTTTGGTTTTTCCCGCGGCTTGCCCAACAATATTGACCTACTTTTCGATGTCCGTTTTCTATCAAATCCATTTTGGGATCCTGATTTAAAGCTGATGACCGGACTGGATTCACAGGTAGCTGAATATATTTCTAAAGATCCGGCTTATGCGGAAGCACTTGATAAATTTGAAGAAATGCTGAAATTTCTGCTACCCAAATATGTCAAAGCGGGTAAGGCCTATGTCAATATCGGAATCGGTTGCACCGGCGGGCGTCACAGATCGGTACATATCGCAGAAGCATTGAGCAAAAACTTGCATGCCGCTGGATTTTCGCCCACTGTCTCCCATCGTAATTTGGCATCACGGCCAATGGAAGCGCTAGAAGCCATGCAAAACCAGAACGGAAATAAGGGTATTTAATCGCGATGATCGGTTTGGTTCTTGTTACCCATGGCCGGTTGGCTGTCGAATTTATTAC
Proteins encoded in this region:
- a CDS encoding alpha/beta fold hydrolase, which gives rise to MPDVIFTGPEGRLEGRFSPGPRDRAPVAMILHPHPQAGGTMNDRITQAMYKTFVRRGFATLRFNFRGVGRSQGTFDNGIGELSDAASALDWVQSIHPEAQTTWIAGYSFGAWIGMQLLMRRPEVRGFISVSPPANMYDFNFLAPCPSSGIIIQGVNDEVVTPVAVQKLVDKLRTQKHITIHHDEIPRANHFYENEMELLMGSVDNYLDMRLAPDSPIK
- a CDS encoding phosphoenolpyruvate carboxykinase, encoding MPQVSSVTLNDQGFATAAEQHWNLGAPALVEAAVSRGEGHLAKDGPLVVETGKHTGRSANDKFIVRDGETEDSVWWGKTNVGMTPDHFAALKEDFLKALGEKETVFVQDLFGGSQPEHRVNVRVINELAWHNLFIRTMLVRPSSDELAGFAPEYTIIDLPSFKADPERHGTRSETVIAVNLTEKLILIGGTAYAGEMKKSVFGLLNYLLPLDSVMPMHCSSNMGPEGDTAIFFGLSGTGKTTLSADASRTLIGDDEHGWSDTAVFNFEGGCYAKMIRLSEEAEPEIYATTRRFGTVLENVVMDPETRELDFDDNSKAENTRGAYPIDYIPNTSEKNMGPVPKNIIMLTADAFGILPPISRLTPEQAMYHFLSGYTAKVAGTEIGVTEPEATFSTCFGAPFMPRHPSVYGNLLKERIAKGGVRCWLVNTGWTGGKYGEGNRMPIKATRALLNAALDGSLNDGEFRSDDNFGFDVPVSVPGVDSGILDPRSTWSDTAAYDETAQKLVKLFIDNFEQFAEHVDQNVREAAPTAA
- a CDS encoding response regulator, translating into MAANIALVDDDRNILTSVSIAMQAEGYVTRVYSDSEAALQAILDNPPDLGIFDIKMPKMDGLELLRRVREKSNLPVIFLTSKDEELDEALGLAMGADDYIKKPFSQRLLIARVKSILRRAELVKLSDEEADTEGLEPLVRGGLQMDPARHLVKWNGDTVTLTVTEFMILETLANRPGVVKSRNQLMDAAYQDDVYVDDRTIDSHIKRLRRKFREVDPEFDAIDTLYGAGYRYNE
- a CDS encoding ATP-binding protein, which produces MEPVIATTSKSVDAKDDPELSLRWSARLSLTTRILAVNILAIALLAGSLFYLDNYRDELTAERLSQARLQTQIISDALNLQTESNREDLISDFATHLEGRLRLYDQSGAKIVDSFDLAEPTYELRDPEAQPWQKDVARMLDQAIEFIVLSKPITAFAEPDMDTVSAWPELKLLATNTQPNSAVRYAPDRTPVIIAASHLPSTDHILLLTSNARDITRIVRAERSNVVLVIFLTAIVSVLLSLFLARTIVTPIRKLARAAVRVRLGRAPEITVPRMPDRRDEIGQLARALADMSGALSYRIDATEAFAADVSHEIKNPLASLRSALESLDRVDDPDLRRQLLDVANDDVRRIDRLINDISEASRVDAELARAKFQQVDIGKMLDQLLAAREQRDTNESAKIAFARPGRGVAIVMGDDDRLERVFSNILDNAVSFSPPDGLIEILATLDASEVVIQISDQGPGITPEQRKNVFKRFHSDRPAGEAFGKNSGLGLAIAKTIIEGHEGTIQVIDRPDGQQGGCFEIRLPKAARGPTA
- a CDS encoding HPr kinase/phosphatase C-terminal domain-containing protein, which codes for MTKETRHASCVAIQGAGVMVSGPSGLGKSDLALRLIDRGAILISDDYVELHDDGNQILLTAPAKIAGKIEIRALGIFDCDHVSNIPLTLHVQLKQKPERFPLDSQTETIMTMAIPTITLNALEASAPIKVEMALKQLLQKSKGG
- the rapZ gene encoding RNase adapter RapZ; this encodes MSMANIKQVLLITGLSGAGKTTTLKTLEDIGWETVDNFPIRLVEGLLNTPPSSSRNDADPPLALGFDSRTRGFDPDNLIKRVKKLQENENFQISTLYLDCAGGELERRYSETRRRHPLALDRPAKEGIALERSQFEPFRRWADHVIDTSDLSTNDLQRQIREEFALQDSDITTVTITSFGFSRGLPNNIDLLFDVRFLSNPFWDPDLKLMTGLDSQVAEYISKDPAYAEALDKFEEMLKFLLPKYVKAGKAYVNIGIGCTGGRHRSVHIAEALSKNLHAAGFSPTVSHRNLASRPMEALEAMQNQNGNKGI